From a single Ciona intestinalis unplaced genomic scaffold, KH HT000120.2, whole genome shotgun sequence genomic region:
- the LOC100185005 gene encoding nucleoprotein TPR isoform X3, which produces MEELHRCELQSQTRLAELYKSSAEDGERKAEELLSAVEELQSIVKSEAERNDVLQAKLNEIETQNTEQTIQIERLKKELETANDMITASKRRELSHDELAEMCPTAAMTSKFIKSGMTLTQIYSQYVEQSDELEVVKEENKRLNEAMDSILEELNAKAPILKRQREDYERALTTINQLTSQTDEAAMEFHQLRQDADDAKRKAGHLTRENQRYNKETADLSKQVRYLLKEVEELRGRRVNMSPQKIGDKSLLVVNEDGSCNDVSSSSELISQTLVTFKDIGELQEQNKKLLKVIRELSDKQEEAEVEGIDVRSRELQEELEVVKDELMHLKEDRTRQSLLVEGIVRQRDMYRVLLAQNPQSGLPPSVLASPSLLVDQSMMNATSISTPATPGKPTTPHETGSPQTTKKALLQLQDEYAEYKVDVIKNNKVYEDKQEDLQAKLSEVRISNGKLEAQVEFSKERYEMVKKNEESSKKECDVLREKNKQLYSAMQQHERTISNLNMELHSAQELTIKYQSRCDSIKSQLDISKRCEDRLNAENQSLQREQSNLSMLLSNLQKMQQSMEGQAFEVRSQLHSRLESQDRELIVLKQRVNDVTQEKQDAVQSIEKQLQVLQKALENEKMNSNKLSEDLKQTKLDLETLDQDKMEAETKLQIVEERLASLGGEDTDEDTTSLLQLRREIKQKSDEIINLTTRLEKARRHADHYKEVASASEDSLRQAASSNKELMTTLETRLQQSNEQQTKLEQDLAKLQEEHQSLKMEKYTMTGEVERQTADLRKQLVSVQSEFESSMRRTTEAITNERIAREDRSQQVAKAEEANDNYQREMILHSNAMKELIQIKEKLKSSDAEHQKLRLELSAAENSLKDKEESWKCVEEKLQSENQQQVVRVQEIEKQNETLHAQIQTMSGQLVELQSKVSKTLSPQKLYPSRDPVAAAEGGGAGSSNQQLLDVIKFLRREKEISDTKCELVQAEVVRCKHQLQHADEQMKQLQTQLSDQQLKVEEQSSKLSEHESLKREISHLRSVEERNKLLQEERDQLDVDLRSTNTRLSGLQADLAPLQTKNRELSAHCAALQTEKKAYADDVTRWKERVQQMTQSPRRQDPEEYRRLINEKTTLAKNLETMNTELTELKSECSALKGQIRNLQTNLQTTKLNSTTLEGQVASKEDEIKNLKESAEKQLQTMSKIRKVGRKFKLQYEELLAKQQKMDAEAKAAGDAVAVAAEDSDAVKRAEERCSKAEEDKMKIEEEVGRLREENQLLKSKQEEVEKNVLKTDDESKGLSTENEGLKNEVESLKVALDEKKKQVDEILEKEKRFSTLLSLAKSQIEKLRKDNQESNKERERLNNELKKMEADRKTEADQRTELQNKIEELQRQLLEGRHPPQVPEIRKTRSTTQRQRVNQVTPMRVTRTARVMPEPQQEAQDVERPVVVSSVPQAASSSTQAVVSQPSVVSVPVAPAISHATAFVHPMSPARQQHVVSSGSSTLPTQPQEQRDPGNEGNENDQAIVSSSDDQTNQSNDQNQPRVASSSVVVSSASQSDAPSSTGPHNVATTGATSSTGVSLNNPTARPFHNQGQKRSHDHVEDVAPSLTSRTSTLPGSSREAQVAVAPLPKRQRGSPDQSSESVSTVTVEQHDSESLISDARQPDQSQQNDVSENLDVENNVQDENDLDDYPQDDDDDTESSLQVASSSTRQQEVATSSLDPGDAEEMIVISSEEENSETDFEDQPDEEMANEEVDVEAEDQPDEEDGDESKDVYDGDTIPAITVSNISSVEQPTFPSSSLPFLVIQPEPSVRPRIPSRPGPAPLTPGIVMPSITEDGDGIVPCTPTLITHRHDEGYHAISSPRVPHAGGQPIRFRFEDLSSGNLFEPVPGGVGTVDNTLMDLAGAGEDNRSVPTTPVPQSTVIAQSSISNVDTSDLLPSTSGNAAVSSSIQEEELDVENDELEASNAPSVDRANELREASTIPTNTIRGRRRFRVIGAPRTRGRGANSPSTSNQP; this is translated from the exons ATGGAAGAACTTCATCGTTGTGAACTTCAATCCCAAACACGCTTAGCTGAGTTGTATAAGTCGTCCGCTGAAGATGGGGAGAGGAAGGCAGAGGAATTGTTGTCCGCTGTTGAAGAATTGCAAAGTATCGTCAAATCAGAAGCAGAAA GAAATGATGTTTTGCAAGCAAAGTTGAACGAAATAGAAACCCAAAACACAGAACAGACCATTCAAATAGAACg ATTGAAGAAAGAATTAGAAACAGCGAATGATATGATCACTGCCAGCAAACGAAGAGAATTAAGTCACGATGAGTTAGCGGAGATGTGCCCAACCGCTGCGATGACGAGCAAGTTTATTAAATCTGGGATGACACTGACACAG ATATATTCACAATATGTTGAACAATCTGATGAACTTGAGGTTGTAAAGGAGGAAAATAAAAGATTGAACGAAGCCATGGATTCTATATTAGAG GAATTGAACGCGAAGGCTCCAATATTGAAACGTCAGCGCGAGGATTATGAGCGTGCCCTCACAACTATCAACCAACTGACCTCGCAAACCGATGAAGCAGCCATGGAGTTCCACCAGTTGAGACAAGACGCTGACGATGCAAAACGTAAAGCTGGTCATCTGACTCGGGAGAATCAACGTTATAATAAAGAGACAGCCGATCTTTCAAAACAA GTTCGTTACTTGCTTAAAGAGGTAGAAGAATTGCGAGGAAGAAGAGTCAACATGTCTCCTCAGAAGATCGGAGATAAATCGCTCCTTGTCGTGAATGAAGATGGATCGTGTAACGATGTCAGCAGCTCTTCCGAACTTATATCGCAAACTCTCGTCACTTTCAAGGACATCGGAGAACTCCAGGAGCAAAACAAGAAGCTGCTGAAAGTGATCCGGGAGCTGAGTGATAAACAGGAGGAGGCGGAGGTGGAGGGGATCGATGTGAGGAGCAGGGAGCTTCAGGAGGAACTGGAGGTTGTAAAAGACGAGTTGATGCATTTGAAGGAGGACCGAACACGACAGTCGTTGTTGGTGGAAGGGATTGTTAGACAAAGAGATATGTATCGCGTGTTGCTTGCACAAAACCCACAA AGTGGATTGCCCCCTAGTGTTCTCGCAAGCCCCTCGCTCCTCGTTGACCAATCCATGATGAACGCAACATCCATCTCCACCCCTGCTACTCCAGGGAAGCCAACCACCCCCCATGAGACTGGATCCCCACAAACCACCAAGAAAGCTTTGCTTCAACTTCAAGATGAATACGCCGAATATAAAGTAGATGTCATCAAGAATAATAA GGTGTATGAAGACAAGCAGGAAGACCTTCAAGCTAAATTATCCGAAGTCCGAATATCCAACGGTAAACTGGAGGCACAGGTGGAGTTTTCCAAGGAGAGATACGAGATGGTTAAAAAGAATGAAGAAAGTTCTAAAAAG gAATGTGATGTTTTGCGTGAAAAGAACAAACAACTATACAGCGCCATGCAACAACATGAACGTACGATAAGTAACCTTAACATGGAGTTGCATTCGGCGCAAGAACTCACCATTAAATATCAG TCGAGATGCGACTCCATTAAGAGTCAGCTTGACATCAGCAAGAGATGCGAGGATCGGTTGAACGCGGAGAACCAATCACTACAAAGAGAGCAAAGCAACTTATCTATGTTGTTGAGCAACTTGCAGAAGATGCAGCAAAGCATGGAAGGACAAGCGTTTGAA GTCCGATCACAACTCCACAGTCGATTGGAATCTCAGGATCGGGAGTTgattgttttgaaacaaagGGTTAATGATGTCACACAGGAGAAACAAGATGCTGTACAG agCATAGAGAAACAACTGCAGGTGTTGCAAAAGGCGCTCGAAAATGAGAAGATGAATTCAAACAAGTTATCGGAAGATTTGAAACAAACGAAACTTGACCTTGAAACTTTGGATCAGGATAAAATGGAAGCTGAGACCAAGTTACAAATTGTTGAGGAGAGGCTTGCTAGTTTGGGGGGAGAG GACACAGATGAGGACACTACATCACTCCTCCAGCTGCGTAGAGAGATCAAACAAAAGTCGGACGAGATCATCAACCTCACCACACGACTGGAGAAAGCTCGTCGTCACGCCGACCATTATAAAGAGGTGGCATCGGCTTCCGAAGATTCACTCAGacaa GCTGCTTCATCCAACAAGGAGCTGATGACCACACTTGAAACTCGACTGCAACAATCAAACGAACAACAAACCAAACTTGAACAGGACTTAGCCAAGCTACAAGAAGAACACCAATCGCTAAAGATGGAGAAATATACAATGactg GCGAAGTAGAGCGCCAAACAGCAGACCTCCGCAAGCAACTCGTATCCGTGCAATCAGAGTTTGAATCTTCCATGCGAAGAACAACGGAGGCGATCACCAATGAACGGATCGCTCGTGAGGATAGAAGCCAACAG GTGGCGAAAGCAGAAGAAGCAAACGATAACTATCAACGTGAGATGATCCTTCATTCAAACGCCATGAAAGAACTGATTCAGATCAAA GAGAAATTGAAATCGAGCGATGCCGAGCATCAAAAACTTCGGTTGGAATTATCGGCAGCTGAGAATTCATTGAAAGATAAAGAGGAAAGTTGGAAGTGTGTGGAGGAGAAACTACAAAGTGAAAACCAACAACAAGTTGTCAGAGTACAAG AAATTGAGAAACAAAACGAAACACTTCACGCACAAATACAAACCATGAGTGGCCAGTTGGTGGAGCTACAGAGCAAGGTGTCAAAAACATTAAGTCCCCAAAAACTTTACCCCTCTCGCGACCCAGTGGCTGCGGCAGAAGGTGGGGGGGCTGGATCGTCCAACCAACAGCTGCTCGATGTGATCAAGTTCTTGAGGAGAGAGAAGGAAATTTCGGACACTAAGTGTGAA TTGGTCCAAGCAGAAGTGGTAAGATGCAAACACCAGCTGCAACATGCAGATGAACAAATGAAACAACTACAAACACAACTCTCTGATCAACAACTTAAAGTTGAG GAACAATCATCTAAACTATCGGAGCACGAATCGTTGAAACGCGAGATCTCCCATCTGAGGTCGGTGGAAGAGAGGAACAAGCTGTTACAGGAGGAGAGGGATCAACTTGATGTTGATCTTCGATCAACCAATACCAGGTTGTCAGGTCTACAAGCCGATCTTGCCCCACTGCAAACCAAGAATCGAGAATTATCGGCTCATTGTGCCGCACTACAG ACTGAGAAGAAAGCTTACGCTGACGACGTCACACGATGGAAGGAGAGAGTCCAGCAGATGACGCAATCACCACGACGACAAGATCCTGAGGAATATCGGAGGTTGATCAACGAGAAAACAACGCTGGCCAAAAATCTTGAGACAATGAACACGGAACTAACAGAGCTTAA ATCCGAGTGTTCTGCATTGAAAGGTCAAATACGCAACTTACAAACCAACCTTCAAACGACTAAATTGAACTCGACAACCTTGGAAGGACAAGTTGCTTCGAAGGAGGACGAGATTAAGAATCTCAAAGAATCCGCTGAAAAACAACTGCAAACCATGAGCAAG ATACGAAAAGTTGGAAGGAAATTTAAACTTCAATACGAGGAATTGCTCGCCAAGCAGCAGAAG ATGGATGCGGAGGCAAAAGCTGCTGGTGATGCGGTTGCCGTGGCAGCGGAAGATTCGGATGCTGTGAAGAGAGCAGAGGAGAGATGCTCCAAAGCTGAGGAAGATAAGATGAAAATAGAGGAAGAGGTTGGGAGGTTGAGGGAGGAGAACCAACTATTGAAGTCAAAGCAAGAAGAAGTTGAGAAAAAC gTTTTGAAAACTGACGATGAATCGAAAGGTTTGTCGACGGAAAACGAAGGATTGAAGAACGAAGTGGAAAGTTTGAAGGTGGCCTTGGATGAGAAAAAG AAGCAAGTGGATGAAATATTAGAAAAGGAGAAACGCTTCAGCACTTTGTTAAGTTTGGCAAAGTCACAAATAGAAAAGTTGAGAAAGGATAATCAG GAATCAAACAAAGAAAGGGAGCGACTGAATAATGAGCTGAAGAAAATGGAAGCTGATCGAAAAACGGAGGCGGATCAACGAACTGAACTTCAAAATAag ATAGAGGAATTACAGCGGCAACTACTGGAGGGTAGACATCCACCACAAGTACCTGAGATTCGTAAAACAAGGTCGACCACGCAGCGGCAACGTGTCAACCAAGTCACCCCGATGCGCGTTACACGGACCGCGCGTGTGATGCCCGAGCCACAACAAGAGGCACAGGATGTGGAAAGACCAG TTGTGGTATCCAGTGTTCCACAAGCAGCATCATCTTCAACGCAAGCTGTTG TCTCCCAACCATCTGTTGTATCAGTGCCAGTTGCTCCAGCAATCAGTCACGCCACTGCGTTCGTGCACCCCATGAGCCCTGCAAGGCAACAGCATGTTGTCAGTTCCGGCAGTTCAACACTACCCACCCAACCACAGGAACAAAGGGATCCAGGAAACGAAGGGAATGAGAATGATCAAGCCATCGTGTCTTCATCtgatgaccaaaccaaccaatctAATGACCAG AACCAGCCACGTGTTGCTTCATCCAGTGTCGTGGTAAGTTCCGCTTCACAATCCGACGCTCCATCGTCCACGGGCCCCCATAATGTAGCAACCACAGGGGCCACAAGTAGCACCGGAGTCTCGCTCAACAACCCAACAGCAAGGCCTTTCCATAAC CAAGGACAGAAGAGAAGTCATGATCACGTTGAAGATGTTGCTCCTTCTTTAACATCCAGAACATCAACTCTTCCAGGCAGCAGCAGGGAGGCACAG GTGGCAGTAGCACCGTTGCCGAAACGACAACGGGGAAGTCCCGACCAATCGAGCGAGAGCGTTTCCACGGTGACGGTCGAACAACACGATTCTGAG AGCTTGATCAGTGATGCACGACAACCCGACCAATCACAACAGAACGATGTTTCGGAAAATTTGGATGTTGAAAATAATGTTCAAGATGAAAATGACCTGGATG ATTACCCCCAAGATGACGACGACGACACGGAGTCTTCCCTCCAAGTTGCGAGTTCATCCACCCGTCAACAAGAAGTCGCGACGTCCTCCCTTGATCCTGGTGATGCGGAGGAAATGATCGTTATTTCCAGTGAGGAAGAAAACTCGGAAACCGATTTCGAAGAtcag CCGGATGAAGAGATGGCGAATGAAGAAGTTGATGTTGAGGCAGAGGATCAACCGGATGAGGAAGATGGGGATGAAAGTAAAGATGTTTATGATG GCGATACAATTCCAGCGATCACAGTATCCAACATATCCAGCGTCGAGCAACCGACTTTCCCGTCATCGAGTCTACCGTTCCTCGTTATTCAACCGGAGCCATCAGTTAGACCTCGGATACCAAGCCGACCTGGACCTGCACCATTGACACCTGGAATTGTGATGCCTTCT ATCACAGAGGATGGAGACGGTATTGTCCCGTGTACCCCCACCTTAATAACCCATCGTCACGACGAAGGTTACCATGCGATCAGCTCTCCCCGTGTACCCCATGCAGGGGGGCAACCCATACGTTTCCGATTTGAAGATCTTTCATCTGGGAATCTATTCGAACCTGTCCCTGGAG GTGTAGGAACAGTGGACAACACGCTGATGGATCTCGCTGGTGCTGGTGAAGACAACCGCAGCGTACCAACAACACCCGTCCCTCAATCCACTGTAATCGCACAATCATCTATTAGTAATGTAGATACAAGTGATTTGTTGCCTTCCACTTCAGGG AACGCAGCAGTCAGCAGTAGCATACAAGAAGAAGAACTAGATGTAGAAAACGACGA ATTAGAAGCAAGTAACGCACCCAGCGTTGATAGGGCGAATGAATTACGAGAAGCATCAACCATCCCAACCAACACTATACGTGGACGTCGACGATTCCGTGTTATTG GCGCTCCACGTACACGAGGTCGAGGAGCAAACTCGCCTTCGACGTCAAACCAACCTTGA